The genomic window AGAACCTTAGAATCTTAGTCTCTTAGCAACTTAAATAAAGCGCAAAACCCCTTAAGCAATTCAACTCTTAAGGGGTTTCTTAAAAATAAATAATAACCAATTAAATTTATTTTACTTTTTGTCTAGGTTTTGTTTCAACAATTTAGCATGTTCTAAATGTGCAGTTAAACCCGCAATATTGTTTGATGCCCAAGTTTTTACATCTTGGTCGTGAGCATCTTTAGAAGCGTCTTGAAGTTTTTTAATCGCTTTTTCGTGACCATCGATCATCATGTCTGCGAATTTTTTATCAAAATCAACTCCTGTTTTTTCGTTTAATTTATTGTACTCTTCTTGACCTTCTTCAGTTAAAGAAGTTGGTAAAGTAAAGTTTTTAGCTTTTGCTAATGCACTTACTTCAGAAGCAGATTTAGTGTGCTCATCAACAAGCATTTTACCAAATTTTTTCACCTCTGCATTAGTACTTTTAGTTTGTGCTAGTTTCCCTATTTCGATTTCAGCTAGATTAATTTCTGCTTGATCTACTAAGAACTCAGAATCATCTTCTTTGCTGTCAATAGAATCAAATTTAGCCTCATTTGCATCTTCTGCTACTTCTTTTGGATCTTCTTGTTTAGTTTCATTTTTACAAGATTGTAGGAATAAAATAAGTAATCCTGCTCCTAAAATTGTTTTTCCGGCTAATAGTAACTTTTTCATGATTTTAATAGTTTAAATGTTATAATGTAAAATTATTAAGAAGTTACAGGAATGTCTTACACGATTTTTGAAGATTGTTATATGATTTGGATGCTAGTGTATTTCTTTAAAATTTCTGGTAATTTAACTAAAGATGAATTGCTGTAAGTTTTTGATAGACTAACGTGTGGAAAATTAAATAACAAGAGAAAGTGTCTTTTGCAGATACTAGCAGCTAATTGTAGATTTATTTTCTTTAGGAAATATTTACTTTAGTAAATATGTCAAACATAATTGAGTTTATACTATATA from Flavobacterium fluviale includes these protein-coding regions:
- a CDS encoding DUF4142 domain-containing protein, which gives rise to MKKLLLAGKTILGAGLLILFLQSCKNETKQEDPKEVAEDANEAKFDSIDSKEDDSEFLVDQAEINLAEIEIGKLAQTKSTNAEVKKFGKMLVDEHTKSASEVSALAKAKNFTLPTSLTEEGQEEYNKLNEKTGVDFDKKFADMMIDGHEKAIKKLQDASKDAHDQDVKTWASNNIAGLTAHLEHAKLLKQNLDKK